A genome region from Anopheles stephensi strain Indian chromosome 2, UCI_ANSTEP_V1.0, whole genome shotgun sequence includes the following:
- the LOC118508368 gene encoding uncharacterized protein LOC118508368 isoform X1, with the protein MGNSKFSRDQKKEESKKVEAESATETVPQKSPKQEISRLTMASAEHGTDQADRGMRKEYFNSSGAGKFLPPVFKLLELAVAIVCIGLIDDPAHNSRLRVFISSRTVALAYATFAMFLVFSVVYLFGKVIRDNFPWKLSSLLNLTGFILYLATAACILSDWSETKNRNYWPPNTQRMDFLCGAGSVSVVGAMFYLIDLIVTVRLGMKGEIK; encoded by the exons ATGGGCAATTCAAAGTTTTCACGCGAtcaaaagaaggaagaaagcaaaaaggtGGAAGCGGAGAGTGCAACGGAAACTGTTCCACAAAAATCGCCAAAACAGG AAATCTCTCGTCTAACGATGGCTAGCGCGGAACACGGTACGGATCAGGCTGATCGTGGCATGCGCAAGGAGTACTTCAACAGCAGTGGAGCTGGGAAGTTCTTGCCTCCGGTTTTCAAACTTCTCGAGCTG GCTGTCGCAATCGTTTGCATCGGACTGATCGATGATCCGGCCCACAATTCGCGCCTTCGCGTGTTCATCTCATCGCGCACCGTTGCGCTCGCTTACGCCACCTTCGCCATGTTTCTGGTATTCTCCGTGGTCTATCTGTTCGGAAAGGTTATTCGAGACAA CTTTCCGTGGAAGCTGAGCTCGCTGCTGAACTTGACCGGTTTCATCCTCTACCTGGCGACCGCTGCCTGCATTTTGAGCGATTGGTCCGAAACGAAAAACCGCAACTATTGGCCACCGAACACGCAAAG AATGGATTTCCTGTGCGGTgccggttcggtttcggtggttGGTGCAATGTTCTACCTGATCGATCTTATTGTCACCGTGCGCCTTGGCATGAAGGGCGAAATTAAGTAA
- the LOC118508368 gene encoding uncharacterized protein LOC118508368 isoform X2, whose product MNIEISRLTMASAEHGTDQADRGMRKEYFNSSGAGKFLPPVFKLLELAVAIVCIGLIDDPAHNSRLRVFISSRTVALAYATFAMFLVFSVVYLFGKVIRDNFPWKLSSLLNLTGFILYLATAACILSDWSETKNRNYWPPNTQRMDFLCGAGSVSVVGAMFYLIDLIVTVRLGMKGEIK is encoded by the exons ATGAACATAG AAATCTCTCGTCTAACGATGGCTAGCGCGGAACACGGTACGGATCAGGCTGATCGTGGCATGCGCAAGGAGTACTTCAACAGCAGTGGAGCTGGGAAGTTCTTGCCTCCGGTTTTCAAACTTCTCGAGCTG GCTGTCGCAATCGTTTGCATCGGACTGATCGATGATCCGGCCCACAATTCGCGCCTTCGCGTGTTCATCTCATCGCGCACCGTTGCGCTCGCTTACGCCACCTTCGCCATGTTTCTGGTATTCTCCGTGGTCTATCTGTTCGGAAAGGTTATTCGAGACAA CTTTCCGTGGAAGCTGAGCTCGCTGCTGAACTTGACCGGTTTCATCCTCTACCTGGCGACCGCTGCCTGCATTTTGAGCGATTGGTCCGAAACGAAAAACCGCAACTATTGGCCACCGAACACGCAAAG AATGGATTTCCTGTGCGGTgccggttcggtttcggtggttGGTGCAATGTTCTACCTGATCGATCTTATTGTCACCGTGCGCCTTGGCATGAAGGGCGAAATTAAGTAA
- the LOC118508368 gene encoding uncharacterized protein LOC118508368 isoform X3, giving the protein MASAEHGTDQADRGMRKEYFNSSGAGKFLPPVFKLLELAVAIVCIGLIDDPAHNSRLRVFISSRTVALAYATFAMFLVFSVVYLFGKVIRDNFPWKLSSLLNLTGFILYLATAACILSDWSETKNRNYWPPNTQRMDFLCGAGSVSVVGAMFYLIDLIVTVRLGMKGEIK; this is encoded by the exons ATGGCTAGCGCGGAACACGGTACGGATCAGGCTGATCGTGGCATGCGCAAGGAGTACTTCAACAGCAGTGGAGCTGGGAAGTTCTTGCCTCCGGTTTTCAAACTTCTCGAGCTG GCTGTCGCAATCGTTTGCATCGGACTGATCGATGATCCGGCCCACAATTCGCGCCTTCGCGTGTTCATCTCATCGCGCACCGTTGCGCTCGCTTACGCCACCTTCGCCATGTTTCTGGTATTCTCCGTGGTCTATCTGTTCGGAAAGGTTATTCGAGACAA CTTTCCGTGGAAGCTGAGCTCGCTGCTGAACTTGACCGGTTTCATCCTCTACCTGGCGACCGCTGCCTGCATTTTGAGCGATTGGTCCGAAACGAAAAACCGCAACTATTGGCCACCGAACACGCAAAG AATGGATTTCCTGTGCGGTgccggttcggtttcggtggttGGTGCAATGTTCTACCTGATCGATCTTATTGTCACCGTGCGCCTTGGCATGAAGGGCGAAATTAAGTAA
- the LOC118508370 gene encoding protein OPI10 homolog: MLNALGVIVSGRLVQTDFQQISESHFLVTIPDADNVNHVVVFLTGTTPFPEGMAGGVYFSWPDPNAPPNWQLLGYISNTKPSAIFKISQLKKLDEISTQTTMMNNVFGSNLPISHTAQIGVSIEPESSLIQQTPSTTTSSTYYQFGQKILENFFNFVSSFSVTQSQMTPAPNETFVPLSTIQTWYTNFERRLQQNPNFWKN; this comes from the exons ATGTTGAACGCCCTTGGAGTGATTGTGTCCGGCAGACTG GTTCAAACAGATTTCCAGCAGATAAGTGAATCCCACTTCCTAGTTACCATCCCGGATGCGGACAATGTGAACCATGTGGTCGTGTTCCTGACCGGTACCACTCCGTTCCCGGAAGGTATGGCCGGTGGAG TTTATTTTAGCTGGCCCGATCCGAATGCACCACCGAACTGGCAGCTGCTCGGGTACATTTCCAACACGAAACCGTCGGCTATCTTTAAAATATCGCAGCTGAAGAAGCTGGATGAAATATCCACCCAAACGACGATGATGAACAACGTGTTCGGCAGCAATCTACCCATCTCACATACCGCCCAGATCGGTGTGTCTATCGAGCCGGAAAGCTCGCTCATACAGCAAACACCATCGACG ACCACGTCCAGCACGTACTACCAGTTCGGGCAGAAGATACTGGAGAACTTTTTCAACTTTGTCAGCAGCTTCTCGGTGACGCAAAGCCAAATGACACCGGCACCGAACGAAACGTTCGTCCCGCTGTCGACGATACAAACGTGGTACACCAACTTCGAGCGTAGGTTACAGCAGAATCCGAACTtttggaaaaattaa
- the LOC118508361 gene encoding cysteine sulfinic acid decarboxylase codes for MAATHNRNSVSDQQQQAELKMNGHRESTLKGTPLSADDEWTILERVFRVLVDEGYLGPGTHEQPVVTFEYPDDLKKLIHFPMDEQTPCSAATVERIVRLVLQYSVRTGHNHFHNQLFAGVDPYGLTGSWITEALNTSQYTFEVGPTFTLIEDAVIEKCLRLFEFGEGDGILCPGGSMSNMYAMVAARYRTVPDVKRTGVANLAQPLVVFTSEDAHYSITKGVHWLGIGLNNLIRVKTDHRGRMIPDELELAIREVLDSGRKPFFVNATAGTTVLGAFDDFNLIADVCDRYGIWLHVDACLGGTAILSRRHKPLLSGIGRAQSLAWNPHKTLGAPLQCSVFLIKERGLLHECNAAKADYLFQQDKFYDISYDTGDKSVQCGRKVDAFKFWLMYKARGSDGLEALVDNAFDCADWLHAQLLQRVGFRTVLEQFQYTNISFWYVPTWMRVATPDQETADWWQRLYSVTADIKERMVKRGTVLVGYVPLLHKGIGNFFRMVVTCHPRPTRATMQYIIDEIERVGEELKPQQNGVVSFSTRC; via the exons ATGGCGGCTACACACAACCGGAACAGTGTATcggatcagcagcagcaggccgaGTTGAAGATGAACGGCCACCGGGAATCGACGCTGAAGGGAACTCCGCTCAGTGCGGACGATGAGTGGACCATTCTGGAGCGAGTGTTCCGTGTGCTGGTCGACGAGGGTTACCTCGGTCCCGGCACACACGAGCAGCCAGTGGTGACGTTCGAATATCCGGACGACCTAAAG AAGCTAATTCACTTCCCGATGGATGAGCAGACACCGTGCAGTGCAGCGACGGTGGAACGCATCGTGCGCCTAGTGTTGCAGTATTCCGTCCGCACCGGTCACAATCATTTCCACAATCAACTGTTTGCCGGCGTCGATCCGTACGGGTTGACTGGGAGCTGGATTACGGAGGCCCTCAACACTAGCCA ATACACATTCGAGGTCGGACCAACGTTTACGCTGATCGAGGATGCGGTCATCGAGAAATGCTTGCGACTGTTCGAGTTCGGCGAGGGCGATGGAATCCTTTGCCCGGGAGGTTCCATGTCCAACATGTACGCAATGGTTGCGGCCCGCTATCGCACCGTACCGGATGTGAAGCGTACGGGAGTGGCGAATCTGGCACAGCCGTTGGTTGTCTTCACTTCGGAGGAT GCTCACTACAGCATTACCAAGGGTGTTCACTGGCTCGGGATTGGATTGAACAATCTGATCCGGGTGAAGACCGACCACCGAGGACGCATGATACCGGACGAGCTGGAGCTAGCCATCAGGGAGGTACTCGATTCGGGGCGCAAACCATTCTTCGTCAATGCAACGGCCGGCACAACGGTGCTCGGTGCGTTCGATGACTTCAATCTCATCGCGGACGTTTGCGACCGGTACGGCATATGGTTGCACGTGGACGCATGCCTCGGCGGTACCGCTATCCTGTCCCGGCGCCACAAGCCGCTGCTCAGTGGCATCGGCCGTGCGCAATCGCTTGCCTGGAACCCGCACAAAACGCTCGGAGCTCCACTGCAGTGTTCGGTTTTCCTGATCAAGGAGCGGGGCCTGCTGCACGAGTGTAATGCCGCCAAAGCGGACTATCTCTTCCAGCAGGACAAATTCTACGACATCTCGTACGACACGGGCGACAAGAGTGTGCAGTGTGGTCGGAAGGTGGATGCGTTCAAATTTTGGCTCATGTACAAGGCGCGCGGTTCCGATGGGCTTGAGGCGCTCGTCGACAATGCGTTCGATTGTGCCGACTGGCTGCACGCCCAGCTGCTTCAGCGGGTCGGTTTCCGGACGGTGCTGGAGCAGTTTCAGTACACGAACATAAGCTTCTGGTATGTGCCTACGTGGATGCGTGTGGCCACACCGGACCAGGAGACGGCCGACTGGTGGCAACGGCTGTACAGCGTTACGGCGGACATTAAGGAGCGGATGGTGAAGCGGGGCACGGTGCTGGTTGGTTACGTGCCGCTGCTTCATAAGGGGATCGGCAATTTCTTCCGCATGGTGGTAACGTGTCATCCGCGACCGACCCGTGCCACGATGCAGTACATCATCGACGAGATTGAGCGTGTGGGAGAGGAGTTGAAGCCGCAACAAAATGGGGTGGTCAGCTTCTCAACGAGGTGCTAA
- the LOC118508349 gene encoding semaphorin-5A isoform X1 → MSAGAPCRTWFGPAAAASKTPRTTFVSRMVSVWLVTLLLALVSATIEDIKNDRRFISFNDLLVSANRFTDANVTSYSRMLIDVSGDQLIVGARDNLFRFSLRLDEIERAPWEVPASMRALCLQKGQSEHACHNYVMVLQSYGSQLYACGTHAFNPRCTVRHMEDLSVTRNDDGVAKCPFNPNANMTALMSESGELFVGSATDFSGLDSAIMRSDITENNSRILRTVQYNSLWLNEPQFAGSFEHGGFIYFVLREAAVEYMNCGKIIYSRIARVCKNDPGGTLGILKDNWTSFVKARLNCSLPGNYPFYYNEVQGMVYSQDEGVLYATFTTPENSIHGSAICAYNLSAIQTAFDGAFKHQESKGAAWRGQDVGNRDHYECRGVSATGRHMSLIESSKYQLMDQAIQPITGRPLYHTALERLSHIAIDIIPTKLHERVHIIYVATDAGTIKKISVLPRTKDTCVIEIWQPEERPETPIKVMQYVKDTESLYVGTERALMRIPANHCGRHLSRTSCLNSMDPYCGWNELQEACTIAPNGDTLARYWVQNATECPVLTAPVDGGWSAWSGWFRCAQSPGQAGSIAGAAGEDFGPNADSCLCRTRTCNNPPPNNGGRECTGMHIAVTNCTVHGGWTEWSAWSACSQTCGMAVKTRRRTCGNPKPAHGGRVCVGPDRAEIYCSHLPPCPAPKQPPVDGGWGPYGDFGECSAVCGGGFRIRRRKCDNPVPQNGGMDCSGCHFDYEVCNTQPCPDVRKAGTWTPWLTVSNGTIPSGGYVEKRYRFTCKAPIADSALLKITPKEEVRVCQADGSCQRSIDPNALATGFGGGEDGEDGWSEWSSWSPCSASCGGGYQHRTRTCEKLDCVGFNKTRRACNTQPCRGEWGCWTDWSPCSVSCGTGTRSRSRLCLSMSGSVTPENDCEGKSVQYESCDMPSCDSFLGWGEWSEWSPCNADNEKIRTRTCLQPHAVSSTGELTCQGSDRELRKCNIEQSNDVPLPPAAVYVSSISAILIAVLVTMLVCCCVTIPVTIVYMNRKKKGLKAIQGSPCYGSYPNQYSSLPTKDVSMDLMYTDGGHKPKRQSSFKGSRNDASGSKLSNGTGTLVKSINVNGGPLGNNTPKILSKSFNETDTATIKRNSHGPNNIRHARQLEMDEDKY, encoded by the exons AGACAATCTGTTCCGGTTTTCGCTGCGTCTGGATGAGATCGAGCGAGCGCCCTGGGAGGTACCGGCCAGTATGCGTGCCCTCTGCCTGCAGAAAGGCCAATCGGAACATGCCTGCCATAACTACGTGATGGTGCTGCAGAGTTACGGCAGTCAGCTTTATGCCTGTGGTACTCACGCCTTCAATCCACGCTGTACCGTCCGCCACATGGAGGACCTTTCCGTGACGCGAAACGATGACGGTGTGGCCAAATGTCCGTTCAATCCGAACGCTAACATGACGGCGCTCATGTCCGAATCGGGCGAACTGTTTGTCGGTTCGGCGACTGACTTTTCCGGTCTCGATTCCGCGATCATGCGATCGGACATTACGGAGAACAATTCGCGCATACTGCGTACGGTGCAGTACAATTCGCTCTGGCTGAATGAACCACAGTTTGCCGGTAGTTTCGAGCACGGTGGGTTCATTTACTTCGTGCTGCGTGAGGCAGCGGTTGAGTATATGAACTGTGGGAAGATCATCTACTCGCGGATAGCACGCGTTTGCAAGAACGATCCCGGCGGTACGTTGGGCATCCTGAAGGACAACTGGACGTCGTTTGTAAAGGCACGGCTGAACTGCTCACTGCCCGGGAACTATCCGTTCTACTACAACGAGGTGCAGGGTATGGTGTACTCGCAGGACGAAGGTGTCCTGTATGCGACCTTCACCACACCAGA GAACAGCATTCACGGATCAGCCATCTGCGCGTACAACCTGTCCGCCATTCAAACCGCATTTGACGGTGCGTTCAAGCATCAGGAATCGAAGGGAGCAGCTTGGCGCGGTCAGGATGTTGGCAATCGCGATCACTACGAGTGTCGTGGAGTTAGCGCTACCGGGCGCCACATGTCACTGATCGAATCGTCCAAGTACCAGCTGATGGACCAAGCCATTCAACCGATCACGGGACGTCCCCTGTACCACACCGCACTGGAACGCTTGAGCCACATTGCGATCGATATCATTCCGACCAAACTGCACGAGCGTGTACACATCATCTACGTCGCGACCGACGCTGGAACGATCAAGAAGATCTCGGTGCTGCCCCGGACCAAAGACACGTGCGTGATTGAAATCTGGCAACCGGAAGAACGACCCGAAACACCGATCAAGGTGATGCAGTACGTGAAGGACACGGAATCGCTGTACGTCGGAACGGAGCGTGCCCTGATGCGCATTCCGGCGAATCACTGCGGAAGACATTTGTCCCGCACGAGCTGCCTGAACTCGATGGATCCTTACTGTGGGTGGAACGAACTGCAGGAAGCGTGCACGATCGCACCGAACGGAGACACACTGGCAAGGTACTGGGTACAGAATGCGACCGAATGTCCCGTGCTGACGGCTCCGGTGGATGGTGGTTGGTCGGCATGGTCCGGTTGGTTCCGGTGTGCACAGTCACCCGGTCAGGCTGGATCGATCGCTGGTGCGGCCGGTGAAGACTTTGGCCCTAATGCGGACAGTTGCCTGTGTAGAACGCGCACGTGCAATAATCCACCACCGAATAACGGAGGCCGTGAGTGTACCGGGATGCATATCGCCGTCACCAACTGTACCGTGCACGGTGGATGGACGGAATGGTCCGCTTGGTCGGCCTGCTCGCAAACTTGTGGGATGGCGGTCAAGACCCGGCGTCGTACCTGTGGCAATCCAAAGCCCGCCCACGGAGgacgtgtttgtgtgggaCCGGATCGGGCCGAGATTTACTGCTCACATCTACCACCTTGCCCAGCACCGAAGCAACCGCCCGTCGATGGTGGCTGGGGTCCGTACGGAGACTTTGGCGAGTGTAGTGCGGTGTGCGGTGGAGGGTTCCGGATACGTCGGCGCAAGTGTGACAATCCGGTACCGCAGAACGGTGGGATGGATTGTTCGGGATGTCACTTTGACTATGAGGTGTGCAATACGCAACCGTGTCCGGATGTGCGAAAGGCGGGCACCTGGACTCCCTGGTTGACTGTGTCGAACGGAACGATTCCGAGCGGTGGATACGTGGAGAAGCGGTATCGGTTCACGTGCAAAGCGCCTATTGCGGACTCGGCTTTACTGAAGATTACACCGAAGGAagaggtgcgtgtgtgtcagGCGGATGGGTCCTGCCAACGGTCGATCGATCCGAATGCACTGGCGACGGGTTTCGGTGGCGGTGAGGATGGTGAGGATGGTTGGAGCGAATGGAGCTCGTGGAGTCCGTGCAGTGCATCCTGCGGCGGTGGATATCAGCATCGTACACGGACCTGCGAAAAGCTGGACTGTGTTGGGTTCAACAAGACGCGACGGGCGTGCAACACGCAACCATGTAGAG GTGAATGGGGCTGTTGGACCGATTGGTCACCGTGCTCTGTAAGTTGTGGCACCGGGACACGCTCTCGATCGCGCCTATGCCTTTCGATGTCCGGTAGCGTAACGCCAGAAAACGATTGCGAAGGTAAAAGCGTTCAGTACGAGAGCTGTGACATGCCGAGTTGTGACT CATTCCTTGGATGGGGCGAATGGAGCGAATGGTCACCGTGTAACGCGGACAACGAGAAGATCCGGACCCGCACCTGTCTGCAGCCACACGCCGTCTCGTCCACCGGTGAGCTCACGTGCCAGGGCAGTGATCGTGAACTGCGCAAGTGCAACATCGAACAATCCAATG ATGTTCCACTGCCACCGGCGGCCGTGTACGTGTCCTCGATCTCGGCCATTCTGATTGCGGTGCTGGTCACGATGCTGGTGTGCTGCTGCGTCACCATACCCGTCACCATCGTCTACATGAACCGGAAGAAGAAAGGTCTGAAAGCGATCCAGGGTTCGCCGTGCTACGGTTCCTACCCCAACCAATACTCGTCGCTACCGACCAAGGATGTTAGTATGGATTTAATG taCACTGATGGTGGTCACAAACCGAAGCGCCAATCATCGTTCAAAGGTTCCCGGAACGATGCGAGTGGTTCGAAGCTTTCCAACGGTACCGGTACGCTGGTTAAATCGATCAACGTTAATGGTGGCCCGCTAGGGAACAACACACCGAAGATACTGTCCAAATCGTTCAACGAAACCGATACCGCCACGATCAAGCGCAATTCGCACGGTCCCAACAACATCCGGCATGCGCGGCAGTTGGAGATGGACGAGGACAAGTACTGA
- the LOC118508349 gene encoding semaphorin-5A isoform X2, protein MSAGAPCRTWFGPAAAASKTPRTTFVSRMVSVWLVTLLLALVSATIEDIKNDRRFISFNDLLVSANRFTDANVTSYSRMLIDVSGDQLIVGARDNLFRFSLRLDEIERAPWEVPASMRALCLQKGQSEHACHNYVMVLQSYGSQLYACGTHAFNPRCTVRHMEDLSVTRNDDGVAKCPFNPNANMTALMSESGELFVGSATDFSGLDSAIMRSDITENNSRILRTVQYNSLWLNEPQFAGSFEHGGFIYFVLREAAVEYMNCGKIIYSRIARVCKNDPGGTLGILKDNWTSFVKARLNCSLPGNYPFYYNEVQGMVYSQDEGVLYATFTTPENSIHGSAICAYNLSAIQTAFDGAFKHQESKGAAWRGQDVGNRDHYECRGVSATGRHMSLIESSKYQLMDQAIQPITGRPLYHTALERLSHIAIDIIPTKLHERVHIIYVATDAGTIKKISVLPRTKDTCVIEIWQPEERPETPIKVMQYVKDTESLYVGTERALMRIPANHCGRHLSRTSCLNSMDPYCGWNELQEACTIAPNGDTLARYWVQNATECPVLTAPVDGGWSAWSGWFRCAQSPGQAGSIAGAAGEDFGPNADSCLCRTRTCNNPPPNNGGRECTGMHIAVTNCTVHGGWTEWSAWSACSQTCGMAVKTRRRTCGNPKPAHGGRVCVGPDRAEIYCSHLPPCPAPKQPPVDGGWGPYGDFGECSAVCGGGFRIRRRKCDNPVPQNGGMDCSGCHFDYEVCNTQPCPDVRKAGTWTPWLTVSNGTIPSGGYVEKRYRFTCKAPIADSALLKITPKEEVRVCQADGSCQRSIDPNALATGFGGGEDGEDGWSEWSSWSPCSASCGGGYQHRTRTCEKLDCVGFNKTRRACNTQPCRGEWGCWTDWSPCSVSCGTGTRSRSRLCLSMSGSVTPENDCEGKSVQYESCDMPSCDSFLGWGEWSEWSPCNADNEKIRTRTCLQPHAVSSTGELTCQGSDRELRKCNIEQSNDVPLPPAAVYVSSISAILIAVLVTMLVCCCVTIPVTIVYMNRKKKGLKAIQGSPCYGSYPNQYSSLPTKDYTDGGHKPKRQSSFKGSRNDASGSKLSNGTGTLVKSINVNGGPLGNNTPKILSKSFNETDTATIKRNSHGPNNIRHARQLEMDEDKY, encoded by the exons AGACAATCTGTTCCGGTTTTCGCTGCGTCTGGATGAGATCGAGCGAGCGCCCTGGGAGGTACCGGCCAGTATGCGTGCCCTCTGCCTGCAGAAAGGCCAATCGGAACATGCCTGCCATAACTACGTGATGGTGCTGCAGAGTTACGGCAGTCAGCTTTATGCCTGTGGTACTCACGCCTTCAATCCACGCTGTACCGTCCGCCACATGGAGGACCTTTCCGTGACGCGAAACGATGACGGTGTGGCCAAATGTCCGTTCAATCCGAACGCTAACATGACGGCGCTCATGTCCGAATCGGGCGAACTGTTTGTCGGTTCGGCGACTGACTTTTCCGGTCTCGATTCCGCGATCATGCGATCGGACATTACGGAGAACAATTCGCGCATACTGCGTACGGTGCAGTACAATTCGCTCTGGCTGAATGAACCACAGTTTGCCGGTAGTTTCGAGCACGGTGGGTTCATTTACTTCGTGCTGCGTGAGGCAGCGGTTGAGTATATGAACTGTGGGAAGATCATCTACTCGCGGATAGCACGCGTTTGCAAGAACGATCCCGGCGGTACGTTGGGCATCCTGAAGGACAACTGGACGTCGTTTGTAAAGGCACGGCTGAACTGCTCACTGCCCGGGAACTATCCGTTCTACTACAACGAGGTGCAGGGTATGGTGTACTCGCAGGACGAAGGTGTCCTGTATGCGACCTTCACCACACCAGA GAACAGCATTCACGGATCAGCCATCTGCGCGTACAACCTGTCCGCCATTCAAACCGCATTTGACGGTGCGTTCAAGCATCAGGAATCGAAGGGAGCAGCTTGGCGCGGTCAGGATGTTGGCAATCGCGATCACTACGAGTGTCGTGGAGTTAGCGCTACCGGGCGCCACATGTCACTGATCGAATCGTCCAAGTACCAGCTGATGGACCAAGCCATTCAACCGATCACGGGACGTCCCCTGTACCACACCGCACTGGAACGCTTGAGCCACATTGCGATCGATATCATTCCGACCAAACTGCACGAGCGTGTACACATCATCTACGTCGCGACCGACGCTGGAACGATCAAGAAGATCTCGGTGCTGCCCCGGACCAAAGACACGTGCGTGATTGAAATCTGGCAACCGGAAGAACGACCCGAAACACCGATCAAGGTGATGCAGTACGTGAAGGACACGGAATCGCTGTACGTCGGAACGGAGCGTGCCCTGATGCGCATTCCGGCGAATCACTGCGGAAGACATTTGTCCCGCACGAGCTGCCTGAACTCGATGGATCCTTACTGTGGGTGGAACGAACTGCAGGAAGCGTGCACGATCGCACCGAACGGAGACACACTGGCAAGGTACTGGGTACAGAATGCGACCGAATGTCCCGTGCTGACGGCTCCGGTGGATGGTGGTTGGTCGGCATGGTCCGGTTGGTTCCGGTGTGCACAGTCACCCGGTCAGGCTGGATCGATCGCTGGTGCGGCCGGTGAAGACTTTGGCCCTAATGCGGACAGTTGCCTGTGTAGAACGCGCACGTGCAATAATCCACCACCGAATAACGGAGGCCGTGAGTGTACCGGGATGCATATCGCCGTCACCAACTGTACCGTGCACGGTGGATGGACGGAATGGTCCGCTTGGTCGGCCTGCTCGCAAACTTGTGGGATGGCGGTCAAGACCCGGCGTCGTACCTGTGGCAATCCAAAGCCCGCCCACGGAGgacgtgtttgtgtgggaCCGGATCGGGCCGAGATTTACTGCTCACATCTACCACCTTGCCCAGCACCGAAGCAACCGCCCGTCGATGGTGGCTGGGGTCCGTACGGAGACTTTGGCGAGTGTAGTGCGGTGTGCGGTGGAGGGTTCCGGATACGTCGGCGCAAGTGTGACAATCCGGTACCGCAGAACGGTGGGATGGATTGTTCGGGATGTCACTTTGACTATGAGGTGTGCAATACGCAACCGTGTCCGGATGTGCGAAAGGCGGGCACCTGGACTCCCTGGTTGACTGTGTCGAACGGAACGATTCCGAGCGGTGGATACGTGGAGAAGCGGTATCGGTTCACGTGCAAAGCGCCTATTGCGGACTCGGCTTTACTGAAGATTACACCGAAGGAagaggtgcgtgtgtgtcagGCGGATGGGTCCTGCCAACGGTCGATCGATCCGAATGCACTGGCGACGGGTTTCGGTGGCGGTGAGGATGGTGAGGATGGTTGGAGCGAATGGAGCTCGTGGAGTCCGTGCAGTGCATCCTGCGGCGGTGGATATCAGCATCGTACACGGACCTGCGAAAAGCTGGACTGTGTTGGGTTCAACAAGACGCGACGGGCGTGCAACACGCAACCATGTAGAG GTGAATGGGGCTGTTGGACCGATTGGTCACCGTGCTCTGTAAGTTGTGGCACCGGGACACGCTCTCGATCGCGCCTATGCCTTTCGATGTCCGGTAGCGTAACGCCAGAAAACGATTGCGAAGGTAAAAGCGTTCAGTACGAGAGCTGTGACATGCCGAGTTGTGACT CATTCCTTGGATGGGGCGAATGGAGCGAATGGTCACCGTGTAACGCGGACAACGAGAAGATCCGGACCCGCACCTGTCTGCAGCCACACGCCGTCTCGTCCACCGGTGAGCTCACGTGCCAGGGCAGTGATCGTGAACTGCGCAAGTGCAACATCGAACAATCCAATG ATGTTCCACTGCCACCGGCGGCCGTGTACGTGTCCTCGATCTCGGCCATTCTGATTGCGGTGCTGGTCACGATGCTGGTGTGCTGCTGCGTCACCATACCCGTCACCATCGTCTACATGAACCGGAAGAAGAAAGGTCTGAAAGCGATCCAGGGTTCGCCGTGCTACGGTTCCTACCCCAACCAATACTCGTCGCTACCGACCAAGGAT taCACTGATGGTGGTCACAAACCGAAGCGCCAATCATCGTTCAAAGGTTCCCGGAACGATGCGAGTGGTTCGAAGCTTTCCAACGGTACCGGTACGCTGGTTAAATCGATCAACGTTAATGGTGGCCCGCTAGGGAACAACACACCGAAGATACTGTCCAAATCGTTCAACGAAACCGATACCGCCACGATCAAGCGCAATTCGCACGGTCCCAACAACATCCGGCATGCGCGGCAGTTGGAGATGGACGAGGACAAGTACTGA